A single window of Selenomonas sputigena DNA harbors:
- a CDS encoding HD domain-containing protein: MEKLLREMHAWMADYMRSFYTEDEEVQQAIRMKEVHTGRVTSIAVELAKHLHLSAHDVQLAEIMGLFHDVGRFRQFTLYRTFNDAVSEDHAALGLKVLDELPFLARLVPEDEALVRFSILNHNKKVIAPTEDARQLFFARLLRDADKLDIFRVLRPFLAPSDGTGVSPDFLEKFIAGDQVDYTKIRTMDDRKLVRLMWVYDVNFSWTLRRVKERGYIEDIIAHLPEDPRMALGIERLHAYVEKKCAEEDAAPAEVLQRGK, from the coding sequence TTGGAGAAACTACTGCGTGAGATGCACGCTTGGATGGCGGATTACATGCGTTCCTTCTATACGGAGGACGAGGAGGTGCAGCAGGCGATCCGCATGAAGGAGGTGCATACTGGCCGTGTGACCTCGATTGCCGTGGAGCTTGCCAAACATCTGCATCTCTCTGCGCACGATGTGCAGCTGGCGGAAATCATGGGGCTTTTTCACGATGTGGGGCGCTTTCGTCAATTTACGCTTTACCGCACGTTCAACGACGCCGTATCGGAGGATCATGCGGCGCTCGGACTCAAGGTGCTTGACGAATTGCCGTTCCTTGCGCGTCTTGTGCCTGAGGACGAGGCTCTCGTGCGCTTCTCTATTCTGAACCACAACAAGAAGGTCATCGCGCCGACGGAAGATGCGCGGCAGCTTTTCTTTGCGCGCCTCTTGCGCGATGCCGACAAGCTTGATATCTTCCGCGTGCTGCGCCCGTTTCTCGCGCCGTCGGACGGTACGGGCGTCAGTCCCGATTTCCTCGAAAAGTTCATCGCGGGCGATCAAGTGGACTACACGAAGATCCGCACGATGGACGACCGCAAGCTCGTGCGTCTCATGTGGGTCTACGATGTGAATTTCAGCTGGACCTTGCGGCGCGTCAAAGAGCGCGGCTACATCGAGGACATCATCGCGCACCTACCTGAGGATCCGCGCATGGCGCTCGGCATCGAACGGCTGCACGCCTATGTGGAGAAAAAGTGTGCTGAGGAGGACGCGGCGCCGGCGGAGGTTCTGCAGCGCGGGAAGTGA
- the uvrB gene encoding excinuclease ABC subunit UvrB: MAILPKLNTMEFDKEIPFEVSAPFEPMGDQPRAIRDLAAGIENGQEAQVLLGATGTGKTYTIAKTIERVQKPTLVIAHNKTLAAQLASEFKAFFPKNYVGYFVSYYDYYQPEAYIPSTDTYIEKDASINDEIDELRHSATCSLFERRDCIIVASVSCIYGLGSPESYHEMVLSLHKGQTVVREDILRKLVAIQYERNDIAFERGRFRVRGDVIEVFPAGWNNRAVRIELFGDEVERILEFDVLTGEIYGERTHSMVFPASHYVTKKEDMEIAMAAIDEEKIAQVAHFKEEGKLIEAQRIEQRTNYDLEMMQEMGYCSGIENYSRHLTHRPAGAAPYTLLDYFPDDFLIVMDESHVTMPQLKAMLNGDRSRKISLVENGFRLPSAFDNRPLSFEEFEQRINQIIYISATPAKYELEKAQQVVEQIIRPTGLLDPIVEVRPLAGQMDDLLSEIRIRAKKDERVLVTTLTKKMAENLTDYLKDMQVRVRYLHSDIATFERAEIIHDLRAGKFDVLVGINLLREGLDMPEVSLVAILDADKEGFLRSDTSLIQTIGRAARNAGGRVILYADRITDSMKRAMDETERRRTVQQAYNKEHGVTPKTIVKPVVPLIETTLVAESRASYGEESDGKKKKLTKKQKESLIRTLLAQMQTASRALEFERAAELRDMIIELEGSLPGKKKKGA; this comes from the coding sequence ATGGCGATTTTGCCTAAGCTCAATACGATGGAGTTTGATAAGGAGATACCGTTTGAGGTTTCGGCGCCTTTTGAGCCGATGGGGGATCAGCCGCGTGCGATCCGCGATCTGGCGGCGGGCATCGAGAACGGGCAAGAGGCGCAGGTACTCCTTGGCGCTACGGGCACGGGCAAGACGTACACGATCGCCAAGACGATCGAGCGCGTACAGAAGCCGACGCTTGTCATCGCGCATAATAAGACGCTGGCTGCGCAGCTCGCGAGTGAGTTCAAGGCGTTCTTCCCGAAGAATTATGTCGGCTATTTTGTCAGCTATTATGACTACTACCAGCCCGAGGCGTATATTCCTTCGACGGACACTTACATCGAAAAGGATGCGTCGATCAACGACGAGATTGATGAATTGCGCCACTCGGCGACGTGCTCGCTCTTCGAGCGGCGCGACTGCATCATCGTCGCGAGCGTTTCGTGTATCTACGGTCTCGGCTCGCCGGAGAGCTATCACGAGATGGTTCTGTCGCTGCACAAGGGGCAGACGGTCGTGCGTGAGGACATCTTGCGCAAGCTCGTCGCCATTCAGTACGAGCGCAACGACATCGCCTTTGAGCGCGGCCGCTTTCGTGTGCGCGGCGACGTCATAGAAGTGTTTCCTGCGGGCTGGAATAACCGCGCCGTGCGCATCGAGCTTTTCGGCGACGAGGTTGAGCGCATCCTTGAGTTCGACGTCTTGACTGGAGAGATCTACGGCGAGCGCACGCATTCGATGGTTTTTCCTGCTTCGCACTATGTGACGAAGAAGGAGGACATGGAAATCGCCATGGCGGCGATCGACGAGGAGAAGATCGCGCAGGTCGCGCATTTCAAGGAAGAGGGCAAGCTCATCGAGGCGCAGCGCATTGAGCAGCGCACGAACTACGACCTTGAAATGATGCAGGAGATGGGCTACTGCTCGGGCATCGAGAATTATTCGCGGCACCTCACACACCGTCCGGCGGGGGCGGCGCCGTATACGCTGCTCGATTACTTTCCCGACGATTTCCTCATCGTCATGGACGAGAGCCATGTGACAATGCCGCAGCTCAAGGCGATGCTCAACGGCGACCGTTCGCGCAAGATTTCGCTTGTGGAAAACGGCTTTCGTCTGCCGTCCGCTTTTGACAATCGTCCGCTTTCTTTCGAGGAGTTCGAGCAGCGCATCAATCAGATCATCTACATTTCGGCGACGCCTGCGAAATATGAGTTGGAAAAGGCGCAGCAGGTCGTCGAGCAGATCATCCGCCCGACGGGGCTGCTCGATCCCATCGTCGAGGTGCGGCCTTTGGCGGGGCAGATGGACGATCTTTTGTCGGAGATCCGCATTCGTGCAAAGAAGGACGAGCGCGTGCTCGTGACGACGCTGACGAAGAAGATGGCGGAGAACCTCACGGACTACCTCAAGGATATGCAGGTGCGCGTGCGCTACCTGCATTCGGACATAGCGACGTTCGAGCGTGCTGAGATCATCCACGATCTGCGTGCGGGAAAGTTCGATGTGCTCGTCGGCATCAATTTGCTGCGCGAGGGACTCGACATGCCCGAGGTGTCGCTCGTGGCGATTCTCGATGCCGACAAGGAGGGCTTCCTGCGCTCCGACACGTCGCTGATCCAGACGATCGGGCGTGCGGCGCGAAATGCGGGCGGCAGGGTCATCCTCTACGCCGACCGCATCACGGACTCGATGAAGCGCGCCATGGACGAGACGGAGCGTCGCCGCACGGTGCAGCAGGCGTACAACAAGGAGCACGGCGTCACGCCGAAGACCATCGTCAAGCCCGTCGTGCCGCTGATCGAAACGACGCTTGTCGCCGAGAGCCGCGCCTCCTACGGCGAGGAGTCCGATGGAAAGAAAAAGAAGCTCACGAAGAAGCAGAAGGAGTCTCTGATCCGCACGCTGCTCGCCCAGATGCAGACGGCTTCGCGCGCCTTGGAATTCGAGCGCGCCGCAGAACTGCGCGACATGATCATCGAGTTGGAAGGATCGCTGCCGGGCAAGAAGAAAAAGGGCGCATGA
- a CDS encoding putative toxin-antitoxin system toxin component, PIN family, with translation MIDTNVLVSALLSSKDDAATVQVVGRMITGEIVPLYSDVIMKEYREVLERKKFGFSPQKIEYLLSFMERFGIFVQARPIDIILPDMKDIPFYKVVMEKRLDGAYLVTGNMKHFPERPYIVTPKQLLDIMDS, from the coding sequence GTGATTGATACGAATGTACTGGTGTCTGCGTTGCTGTCTTCTAAAGATGACGCTGCTACTGTGCAGGTTGTTGGCAGGATGATTACAGGAGAAATCGTTCCGTTGTACAGCGATGTAATCATGAAAGAGTATCGAGAGGTTTTAGAACGCAAGAAGTTTGGATTTTCTCCGCAGAAGATAGAGTATTTGCTGTCTTTCATGGAACGATTCGGCATTTTTGTGCAGGCAAGGCCGATTGATATTATTTTGCCTGATATGAAAGATATACCTTTTTATAAAGTCGTCATGGAAAAGCGCTTGGATGGAGCATATCTCGTTACTGGAAACATGAAGCATTTTCCTGAAAGGCCATATATCGTTACACCAAAACAGCTTTTGGATATTATGGACAGTTGA
- a CDS encoding type II toxin-antitoxin system RelB/DinJ family antitoxin yields the protein MAQTTFSVRMEEGLKRQFEGLCQEFGMNMATAIHVFVRAVVRERRIPFEISSLETKLTREGAMQAFMTLRQEAKRSGAVDMTLEEINREIEMARQGAGK from the coding sequence ATGGCGCAGACAACATTCAGCGTGCGGATGGAAGAGGGGCTTAAGAGACAATTTGAGGGATTGTGCCAGGAATTTGGGATGAATATGGCGACCGCTATCCATGTGTTTGTCAGAGCCGTGGTACGAGAGCGCAGGATACCTTTTGAAATCTCTTCGTTGGAGACGAAGTTGACGAGAGAGGGCGCTATGCAAGCGTTCATGACTCTTCGCCAAGAAGCAAAGAGAAGCGGTGCGGTTGATATGACGTTGGAAGAAATCAATCGAGAGATTGAAATGGCTCGACAGGGAGCAGGGAAATGA
- the larE gene encoding ATP-dependent sacrificial sulfur transferase LarE, with product MMEKEKEETLSSLLQSYGSAAVALSGGVDSAVLLVAAVRTLGAAHVVAATAASELLAERELEDAKRCAALAGVPLTILPADDLTSSDVVRNDERRCYYCKKRRFEMLVAWAKEHGFRRVLDGTNADDAGDYRPGLAAIEELAPFVASPLKEARWTKRDIREVAKAWGVPVWSKPSAACLASRIEYGIELTRERLRAVEVAENALRRYIHGQLRVRCHGRLARIEIEPAEFDVFWQHREEMEDAVRSAGFTYVTLDLRGYRMGSQNEGLDMDS from the coding sequence ATGATGGAAAAGGAAAAAGAGGAAACACTCTCCTCCCTTCTGCAGTCCTACGGTTCTGCCGCCGTCGCCCTGTCGGGCGGCGTCGACAGCGCCGTCCTGCTCGTGGCGGCGGTGCGCACGCTCGGCGCGGCGCATGTCGTCGCCGCTACCGCTGCATCTGAGCTTTTGGCTGAGAGGGAGCTAGAGGACGCGAAGCGCTGCGCGGCTCTTGCGGGCGTTCCCCTGACGATTTTGCCGGCAGACGACCTCACCTCATCCGACGTCGTAAGGAACGACGAGCGCCGCTGTTACTACTGCAAGAAGCGCCGCTTTGAAATGTTGGTCGCATGGGCGAAGGAACATGGCTTCCGACGTGTCCTCGATGGCACGAACGCTGACGATGCGGGAGACTATCGCCCAGGACTCGCCGCGATCGAAGAGCTTGCTCCTTTCGTCGCCTCGCCCTTGAAAGAAGCGCGGTGGACGAAGCGCGATATACGCGAAGTGGCGAAAGCGTGGGGCGTCCCCGTATGGTCGAAGCCCAGCGCCGCTTGTCTAGCCTCGCGCATCGAGTATGGTATCGAATTGACGAGGGAGCGCCTTCGTGCGGTGGAAGTCGCAGAAAATGCCCTGCGCCGTTACATCCATGGTCAGCTTCGCGTGCGCTGTCACGGCAGACTCGCACGCATCGAGATCGAGCCGGCGGAGTTCGATGTTTTCTGGCAGCACAGGGAAGAGATGGAAGATGCCGTACGGTCGGCAGGCTTTACCTATGTGACGCTGGATTTGCGTGGCTATCGCATGGGCAGTCAGAATGAAGGTCTGGATATGGATTCGTAG
- the larC gene encoding nickel pincer cofactor biosynthesis protein LarC, whose amino-acid sequence MRAIYLDCFSGLSGNMLLGAFLAAGMPLETLEAELRRLPMAEEFRLKVSSVKKNGIAATYVDVELLGATHWHCCEHGEGDDHAHEHSCEHDHGHANEGAVPAHEHSHEHHHRTMHDVRTILERSSLSAEVKEMSLKIFGVLAQAEGKVHGVRPEDVHFHEVGAVDSIVDIVGIAICLDYLEIEKIFVSRVNTGSGTVHTQHGRMMVPAPATAELLRLFPTYHEGAAKELTTPTGAAVLAALAEFSDHVPTDLLTECIAYGAGTWDLELPNVVRLYIGECKSGGKRDLSLIETNIDDMDAQLFGYVSERLFALGALDVWTTPIYMKKNRPAHMLSVLVEEDKRAQCLSLLFSETTSIGMRVLHVDERVEAVRHTALVDTPHGKVRCKVSAYGGKIVSLSPEYEDCREIAAREGIPLKRVRQEALDDLRERLGE is encoded by the coding sequence ATGAGAGCGATATATTTGGACTGTTTTTCAGGACTGAGCGGCAACATGCTGCTCGGCGCGTTCCTTGCGGCGGGCATGCCGCTGGAAACGCTGGAAGCCGAACTGCGTCGCCTGCCGATGGCGGAAGAGTTTCGTTTGAAGGTTAGTTCCGTGAAGAAGAACGGCATTGCCGCGACGTATGTCGACGTCGAACTTTTGGGCGCAACGCATTGGCATTGCTGCGAGCATGGGGAAGGAGACGACCATGCGCATGAACATAGCTGCGAGCATGACCACGGACATGCAAATGAAGGAGCTGTGCCTGCACATGAGCATAGTCATGAGCATCACCATCGTACGATGCATGATGTGCGCACAATCTTGGAGCGCTCGTCGCTTTCCGCGGAAGTCAAGGAGATGAGTCTCAAGATCTTCGGCGTTCTCGCGCAGGCGGAGGGCAAGGTGCACGGTGTGAGGCCAGAGGACGTGCATTTCCACGAGGTCGGTGCTGTCGATTCCATCGTCGACATAGTGGGAATAGCGATCTGCCTCGACTATCTTGAAATCGAGAAAATTTTCGTTTCCCGCGTGAATACGGGAAGCGGCACCGTGCATACGCAGCACGGACGTATGATGGTGCCCGCGCCCGCGACGGCGGAGCTGCTGCGGCTTTTTCCCACCTATCATGAAGGTGCGGCGAAGGAGTTGACAACGCCGACGGGCGCCGCCGTCCTCGCCGCACTCGCCGAGTTCTCCGATCATGTGCCTACAGATCTTCTGACGGAATGCATCGCCTACGGTGCGGGCACGTGGGATCTCGAACTGCCGAACGTTGTGCGGCTCTATATCGGCGAGTGCAAGAGCGGTGGAAAGCGCGATCTCTCGCTCATCGAGACAAACATCGACGACATGGACGCGCAGCTCTTCGGCTATGTGAGCGAGCGCCTCTTCGCCCTCGGTGCGCTCGATGTCTGGACGACACCTATCTACATGAAGAAAAATCGCCCAGCGCACATGCTGTCCGTTCTCGTGGAGGAGGACAAGAGGGCACAGTGCCTTTCTCTGCTCTTTTCCGAGACGACGAGCATTGGCATGCGCGTGCTGCACGTCGATGAGCGCGTCGAGGCTGTGCGCCATACGGCGCTCGTCGATACACCGCACGGCAAGGTGCGCTGCAAGGTCAGCGCCTACGGCGGCAAGATCGTTTCGCTCTCGCCCGAGTATGAAGACTGCCGCGAGATTGCTGCGCGTGAGGGCATTCCGCTGAAGCGCGTGCGCCAAGAAGCGCTCGACGATCTGCGCGAGCGGCTTGGCGAATGA
- a CDS encoding ATPase codes for MAVKNILDSIENLVVESRRMPLMNKSLIDETDLIHLVDELRRELPLELQKAERVMQERQEILDRANDEAAALIEKAKKYAAELVDKNEIVMQAEEKAKAIMQQTKEQEREIMEKTMANAKQLRDDADQYANQVFDHLIGNLGNALQVVQQAKDDLNHGSRG; via the coding sequence ATGGCTGTAAAAAATATTTTGGATTCCATAGAAAATCTTGTTGTCGAGTCGAGGCGCATGCCTTTGATGAACAAGAGCCTCATTGACGAGACGGATCTCATCCACCTTGTTGACGAGTTGCGCCGCGAATTGCCTTTGGAACTGCAGAAGGCGGAGCGGGTCATGCAGGAGCGTCAGGAGATTCTCGATCGTGCGAACGACGAAGCTGCGGCACTCATCGAGAAGGCGAAGAAGTACGCGGCGGAGCTTGTCGACAAGAACGAGATCGTCATGCAGGCAGAAGAGAAGGCCAAGGCGATCATGCAGCAGACGAAGGAGCAGGAGCGCGAGATCATGGAAAAGACCATGGCGAATGCAAAACAGCTTAGAGACGATGCCGACCAATATGCGAACCAGGTCTTTGACCATCTGATCGGCAACCTCGGCAACGCTCTGCAGGTCGTGCAGCAGGCAAAGGACGATCTGAATCACGGTTCCAGAGGCTGA
- the coaD gene encoding pantetheine-phosphate adenylyltransferase: protein MIKAVCSGSFDPVTNGHVDIFERASRMFDELIVGVFHNIRKTPFFTVEERVELLEEATRHIPNLRVGAFEGLLPEYMRSVGATVIVRGLRSVTDYEYEQKQEQMLKYIAPDIETVFLLTDPRYSFVSSSGVREIANFHGRVTGLVPECVELAINRHFEDTNH from the coding sequence ATGATCAAGGCTGTATGCTCGGGGAGTTTTGATCCTGTGACGAACGGGCATGTCGATATTTTCGAGCGCGCCAGCCGCATGTTTGATGAGCTCATCGTGGGCGTTTTCCACAACATCCGAAAGACGCCGTTCTTCACGGTAGAAGAGCGCGTGGAACTTTTGGAAGAGGCGACGCGCCACATCCCGAACTTGCGCGTCGGCGCTTTCGAAGGGCTTCTGCCCGAATACATGCGCAGCGTAGGAGCGACCGTCATCGTGCGCGGCCTGCGTTCCGTCACGGACTATGAGTATGAGCAGAAGCAGGAGCAAATGCTTAAGTACATCGCGCCCGATATCGAGACGGTGTTTTTGCTCACGGATCCGCGCTATTCCTTCGTCAGTTCTTCGGGAGTGCGGGAAATCGCAAATTTTCACGGGCGCGTGACAGGACTTGTGCCCGAGTGTGTAGAATTAGCTATAAATAGGCATTTTGAAGATACAAATCATTGA
- the rsmD gene encoding 16S rRNA (guanine(966)-N(2))-methyltransferase RsmD encodes MRIITGTARGCRLKTPKGEATRPTADRIKESLFNILGRRVEEARVLDLFAGTGALGLEALSRGAASALFVDEKTASLIEENAAKTRLLEHAEVVRADALRVLARLGALGRSFDLIFCDPPYRRGLWEKALSSVDRGGLLTPDGCMIVEHGTEEALPALQNLRCVREEIYGRTTQLRFFTRAAKGEEENPDDQGCMLGEF; translated from the coding sequence ATGCGTATCATCACGGGCACAGCGCGTGGCTGTCGCCTGAAAACGCCGAAGGGCGAGGCTACGCGGCCAACGGCAGACCGCATCAAGGAGTCGCTTTTCAATATCCTCGGACGGCGTGTCGAAGAGGCGCGCGTGCTCGATCTCTTCGCTGGGACGGGTGCTCTGGGACTCGAGGCCTTGAGCCGCGGTGCGGCGTCGGCACTCTTTGTCGACGAGAAGACGGCATCTCTGATCGAGGAAAATGCCGCTAAGACGCGGCTTTTAGAGCATGCTGAGGTCGTGCGTGCTGATGCTCTGCGCGTCTTGGCGCGCCTTGGCGCTCTGGGGCGTTCCTTCGACTTGATTTTCTGCGATCCGCCGTACCGACGGGGGCTTTGGGAGAAGGCTCTTTCTTCTGTGGATAGAGGAGGTCTGCTCACGCCCGATGGCTGCATGATCGTGGAGCACGGCACGGAGGAGGCGCTTCCGGCGCTGCAAAATCTCCGTTGCGTACGCGAGGAGATTTATGGCAGGACGACACAGCTACGCTTTTTCACGCGAGCTGCAAAGGGCGAGGAGGAGAATCCCGATGATCAAGGCTGTATGCTCGGGGAGTTTTGA